The nucleotide sequence ACGGTGTAAGCACCTTCTTTAAGGCGAAGATTAATCTGTCCGTTTTTTATTCCTGCAAATGCATAATCTTTACCGACCTTTTTTGTCGCGGCGTTGTTTATCGGAGTACTGCCGTTACCGTCCGCCTTGTAAACACGGACATAATCCACTTGCATCGTCGCAGGAATATCTCCGGCGTTCGGCGTTTGTCCGCCGTCAAATTTTCCGCCTACCGCAAGATTCATTATTATGAAAAAATCTTGGTCGAAAGGAGCGTTTTTATTGTCGTGCGCGCCAAGCGAGTACCATTGTTCGTTCGTTGCTTTGTAAAAACATTTTCCGTCAACGTACCATTTAATGTTATCTTCTTCCCAAACGACGCTATAGACGTGGAAATCCGTATCTATCCGTTGCCCGTTCTCAAAATAATAGTCGTTTCCGATATACTTGTCTTCAGGCCATCCTCCGCCGAAATGTACGGCTCCGCTGCTTTCGCCAGGCAAACGTCCTCTGGCTTCCATCACATCGATTTCGCCGGAAGCCGCCCATCCGCCGTAAGCGTCGTCTTGAGGAAGCATCCATAATGCGGGCCACAATCCGTTGCCAGCCGGAAGTTTTGCACAAAAATCAATCCTTCCGTACTTAAACGCAAACTTACCTTTAGTAACAACTTTGCCGGAAGAATACGGCGCTTGGCGGCTCGGATTTTGCGGGAACGCTTTCGGTTCGTGCAACGCTTTTAAATTCAATCGCCCGTCTTCTACAAAAATATTTTTCTCACTGTCGGTATAATATTCAAGTTCGTCATTGCCCCAGCCCCAGGTGTTCGGGTCGTCGTTAATATAATACCCGATGTCGTAATCCCATTTGTCTCTGTTTAAAGAATTTTCGTTAAATTCATCGTTCCAAATCAATCTCCAGCCGGCAATATCGGAATTTGTCGAAGTTCCCAGCGCAATATTACCGAGATTGGATACGTCGGGACGATAGGCGTCGGGATTGCCTGTAAAAGAGTACTCCACGTAATTGTTATCTATAGCGCCGCCCTTTATCCCGTCTGCGGGGTATCCTATACGAAACCGATAATCCTCCTGAACCGGCTTAAACCAGAGTCCTCCTCCGCCTTCATAGTAAACAGCCCATTGGTTTTTATCCGACATAGGATTATATCCGTTGCTTGAATAGTAAAAACCGCTTGCCGCCGAATTGTAAAGTTCCACCCAATCGTCGTTTATTCTTATTTCATAAACAAATTTCTCAATGTCCGCAGATCTCGCGGGAGTTCCGCCGATAAATGGAAATTGAACGCCGATATTCCCTTCGCCGCCGGCGTTCATTGTCGTCTGTCCGTTTTTTGCTGAAAGATTGTTGCCTACTCTTTCCGGAACGTCGTAAATTATCGTATAATCAAGATAAACGCCGGACGAAGCAGCCGATTGCAATTTTATATAAGTCGTTCTTTCTACATGGAACCAAAACCCTCCTCCGCCTTCCCAAAAATGTCCCCAGTTTTGGTTGTAAATCCAGCCGCTTTCGGCATTGCCGTCCAAATCGATCCATTGTTCGGTTGAATTGTACCAGACAAAAACCTTTAAATCTTCTTTTACGTCATCAAAAGCAGCCGTTCCTCCGTTAAATGTCGGAAATGTAAATCCCGATCCTCCGTTTTCGTCCGCGATAATATTAGGTCCTTGCGTCGTGGACATCAACGTAATTGGAATAGCCTGCGCTGTTGTTGCAACAACGGCCGCCGTCAAGACGACGGTTTTGATGATTTTGTTTAACATAAATATTCCTTTTTAATTGTTTTTGTAAAAAAGATAATATACCGCTTCCTTGAATTTTTCTGTAATTTTTATAAAATATAATTTATGTATGCGAAAAGATTTGGTTAAAATTCAAATAATTAGTATTTTGTCTTTCGGTTCGGATTTTATAAATTAATTACGACATTATCGATCAGTCGGGTTTTGCTTTGGGTTGTGCGCACGGCGAGCGAAATTAAAACGTCTTTCTCAAAAATATTCCCATCGACTTTTCGCGCGGAAAAATCCGTTATCGCTATATATTCTACCGAAAAATATTTTGCCGACAGGTAATATTTTTGCAAAAATTCTTTAAGTTTTTGGCTGTTTTTATTTTTATCGTCTTTAGAAAATTCCGATAACTTAACAAGCCCTTCGTAAATCATATAAACTTCCGCTCTCTCGTTTGCCGTGAGATAGGCGTTTCGCGAACTTTTCGCCAAGCCGTCGTCTTCTCTGACTATAGGATGAACGTCAATAATTATCGGCGCGTTCAAATCGCGAACCATTTGCTTGATTACCATAACTTGCTGAGCGTCTTTTTGTCCGAAAACTGCAAAATCGGCAAGTGAAACGTTGAATAATTTGAGAACGACAGTGCAAACTCCGTCGAAATGACCCGGACGCGCCGCACCTTCAAGCAAAGTTGTTATTTCTCCGCAGTTTATTTTCGTATCGAATCCGTTCGGATACA is from Chitinispirillales bacterium and encodes:
- a CDS encoding family 16 glycosylhydrolase codes for the protein MLNKIIKTVVLTAAVVATTAQAIPITLMSTTQGPNIIADENGGSGFTFPTFNGGTAAFDDVKEDLKVFVWYNSTEQWIDLDGNAESGWIYNQNWGHFWEGGGGFWFHVERTTYIKLQSAASSGVYLDYTIIYDVPERVGNNLSAKNGQTTMNAGGEGNIGVQFPFIGGTPARSADIEKFVYEIRINDDWVELYNSAASGFYYSSNGYNPMSDKNQWAVYYEGGGGLWFKPVQEDYRFRIGYPADGIKGGAIDNNYVEYSFTGNPDAYRPDVSNLGNIALGTSTNSDIAGWRLIWNDEFNENSLNRDKWDYDIGYYINDDPNTWGWGNDELEYYTDSEKNIFVEDGRLNLKALHEPKAFPQNPSRQAPYSSGKVVTKGKFAFKYGRIDFCAKLPAGNGLWPALWMLPQDDAYGGWAASGEIDVMEARGRLPGESSGAVHFGGGWPEDKYIGNDYYFENGQRIDTDFHVYSVVWEEDNIKWYVDGKCFYKATNEQWYSLGAHDNKNAPFDQDFFIIMNLAVGGKFDGGQTPNAGDIPATMQVDYVRVYKADGNGSTPINNAATKKVGKDYAFAGIKNGQINLRLKEGAYTVELYNLQGRIIDKVNISATNGVNATGLKTNNLSKGMFILNVKQADASILRRKIMIE
- the panC gene encoding pantoate--beta-alanine ligase, which translates into the protein MQVISDTKTLQSVIAEHKKRQKKIALVPTMGALHEGHLKLIDRAKTLGDLVVVSIFVNPAQFAPNEDYEKYPREFESDCQKCENRGADFVFAPRIEDMYPNGFDTKINCGEITTLLEGAARPGHFDGVCTVVLKLFNVSLADFAVFGQKDAQQVMVIKQMVRDLNAPIIIDVHPIVREDDGLAKSSRNAYLTANERAEVYMIYEGLVKLSEFSKDDKNKNSQKLKEFLQKYYLSAKYFSVEYIAITDFSARKVDGNIFEKDVLISLAVRTTQSKTRLIDNVVINL